In one window of Nitrospirota bacterium DNA:
- a CDS encoding peptide chain release factor-like protein, which translates to MPAPRPVPPPYSTDPARLAREVVVETCRAGGPGGQHRNVTDSAVRLLHVPSGVQVTASESRSQHRNRAVAWERLIARLERLNRVPAKRVPTRRSKGAVERRLAEKKRRQAAKRLRTTARNEE; encoded by the coding sequence ATGCCCGCACCACGCCCTGTCCCACCCCCGTACAGTACCGACCCGGCGCGGTTGGCGCGCGAGGTGGTCGTGGAGACCTGTCGCGCCGGGGGGCCCGGCGGCCAGCATCGCAACGTGACGGATTCGGCGGTGCGGCTGCTGCATGTACCCTCGGGTGTGCAGGTGACGGCGAGCGAGTCGCGCTCGCAGCACCGCAACCGGGCGGTGGCCTGGGAGCGGCTGATCGCCAGGCTGGAGCGGTTGAACCGGGTGCCGGCCAAGCGGGTACCGACACGGCGGTCGAAAGGCGCGGTCGAACGTCGGTTGGCCGAAAAGAAACGGCGCCAGGCGGCCAAGCGGCTGCGCACCACCGCGCGAAACGAAGAATAA
- the speB gene encoding agmatinase codes for MALPAGWLGVDENFLGLDEPWCHPDRAGVRVLPAPYEHTSSYILGSDRGPSAIIEASQQVELYDETLDREPYREWGGVATAVPLDLGGKVDRAAVEAIEAFVQPHVGEGRFALTLTGEHTGALGAIRAHAKRYPDLCVVQIDAHGDLRQAYHDNPFSHASVMARVVEDGLPLVQVGIRSISPEEIALIAKTESISTFFAAKILDPSGPYEGKAVHWVPEVVKACRGPVYLTFDCDGLDASLVPALGTPEPGGLGWYDTLTLVTALADGPGIVGMDVSEIAPIEGFAAPQFAIARLIYRILGRIRAGRR; via the coding sequence ATGGCGCTTCCCGCTGGGTGGCTCGGGGTGGACGAGAATTTTCTCGGCCTCGACGAGCCCTGGTGTCACCCAGACCGAGCCGGCGTCCGCGTCCTGCCCGCTCCCTACGAACATACCTCCAGCTACATTCTCGGATCGGACCGGGGACCTTCCGCGATCATTGAAGCCTCCCAGCAGGTCGAGCTCTACGACGAAACGCTCGACCGCGAGCCCTACCGCGAGTGGGGCGGCGTGGCTACCGCGGTTCCGCTGGATTTGGGCGGCAAGGTAGACCGGGCGGCGGTGGAGGCGATCGAAGCTTTCGTGCAGCCGCACGTCGGGGAAGGCCGCTTTGCGCTGACACTGACGGGAGAGCATACCGGCGCGTTGGGCGCCATCCGCGCCCATGCCAAACGATACCCGGACCTCTGCGTGGTCCAGATCGACGCGCACGGCGACTTGCGCCAGGCCTATCACGATAACCCCTTCAGCCACGCCAGCGTCATGGCCCGGGTCGTGGAAGACGGGCTTCCCCTCGTGCAGGTCGGGATTCGCTCGATCTCGCCCGAGGAGATCGCCCTGATCGCCAAGACCGAGTCCATCAGCACCTTTTTCGCCGCGAAGATTCTGGACCCCTCCGGTCCCTATGAGGGCAAGGCGGTCCACTGGGTGCCCGAGGTCGTCAAGGCCTGCCGCGGCCCCGTCTATCTGACGTTTGACTGCGATGGGCTGGATGCGTCGCTGGTGCCGGCGCTGGGCACGCCCGAGCCGGGCGGGCTTGGCTGGTACGACACGCTGACCCTGGTCACGGCCCTGGCCGACGGGCCGGGTATCGTCGGCATGGATGTGAGCGAGATCGCGCCGATCGAGGGGTTCGCTGCGCCGCAGTTTGCCATCGCTCGCCTGATCTATCGCATTCTGGGCCGCATCCGCGCCGGCCGCAGGTAG
- a CDS encoding deoxyhypusine synthase, translated as MQPREFHDGAQDGLEALESLDPERIRSFSDLLVAMRKTAFGGRRLGEAFEVLWAMIEDPDCHVVLTLSGAMTIAKMGKIISGMIDHGMVQAVVSTGALIAHGLSESVGKTHYRHDPAMTDQDLFQKGYNRVYDTLEMESNLNYVEQVVSRTLKRISPDQLLSSEMLTRELGQTLVEEHEGTGILKSAYIKNVPVYIPAFTDSEMGLDVATWAMGRALDRARSQAKDDAAVLRALHQVQPSFNPYLDLNSYADRMLSAKRLGIVTIGGGVPRNWAQQVAPYVEISNVRLGLDVKPPRFQYGVRICPEPDYWGGLSGCTYQEGISWGKFVPPEEGGRFAEVLSDATVVWPLLMVGLLERLRHKPAQS; from the coding sequence ATGCAACCGCGAGAGTTTCACGACGGGGCCCAAGACGGGCTTGAAGCGCTGGAGTCGCTCGATCCCGAACGCATCCGATCGTTTTCGGACCTGCTGGTCGCGATGCGGAAGACCGCGTTCGGCGGGCGCCGTCTCGGCGAGGCGTTCGAGGTGCTCTGGGCCATGATCGAAGACCCGGACTGCCATGTCGTGCTGACCCTGTCCGGCGCGATGACCATCGCCAAGATGGGCAAGATCATCAGCGGCATGATCGATCACGGGATGGTCCAGGCCGTGGTGTCGACCGGCGCGCTCATCGCGCATGGGCTCAGCGAGTCGGTGGGGAAGACCCATTACCGGCACGATCCGGCCATGACCGATCAGGACCTGTTTCAGAAAGGCTACAACCGCGTCTACGACACGCTGGAGATGGAATCCAACCTGAATTATGTCGAGCAGGTCGTTTCGCGGACGCTCAAGCGGATTTCTCCCGATCAACTGCTGTCGTCCGAGATGCTGACCCGCGAGTTGGGCCAGACCCTGGTCGAGGAGCATGAGGGAACCGGCATCCTCAAGAGCGCCTACATCAAGAACGTGCCGGTCTATATCCCGGCGTTTACCGATTCCGAGATGGGGCTCGACGTGGCGACCTGGGCGATGGGGCGGGCGCTGGATCGGGCCCGCAGCCAGGCCAAGGACGATGCCGCGGTGCTGCGCGCCTTGCACCAGGTGCAGCCCTCCTTCAATCCCTATCTGGACTTGAACAGTTATGCCGACCGGATGCTGTCCGCCAAGCGGCTGGGCATCGTGACGATCGGCGGCGGGGTGCCCAGGAATTGGGCCCAGCAAGTCGCCCCCTACGTGGAGATCAGCAATGTCCGGTTGGGCCTGGACGTCAAGCCGCCGCGCTTCCAGTACGGGGTCCGGATCTGCCCGGAGCCGGATTACTGGGGGGGGCTCAGCGGCTGCACCTACCAGGAAGGCATTTCCTGGGGGAAGTTCGTGCCTCCCGAGGAAGGCGGCCGGTTTGCGGAAGTGTTGAGCGATGCGACGGTGGTCTGGCCGCTCTTGATGGTGGGCCTGCTGGAACGATTGCGTCACAAACCGGCCCAGTCCTGA
- a CDS encoding arginine decarboxylase, pyruvoyl-dependent, which translates to MVPSHMFLTRGVGVHKEKLSSFELALRSAGVAYCNLVTVSSIFPPECKIIPRKRGESLLNPGEITHCVMARSETNERNRLVSASIGLAIPTDRRIYGYLSEHHAHGETDEETGEYTEDLAAQMLATTLGIEFDSNLAWKEREQVFKMGGKIVRTMNITQSAIGKANRWTTVVALAVFIPLENLPKKTRSRR; encoded by the coding sequence ATGGTTCCATCGCATATGTTCCTGACGCGGGGCGTGGGAGTCCACAAGGAAAAGCTCTCGTCGTTTGAGCTGGCCTTACGGAGCGCCGGGGTTGCCTACTGCAATCTCGTGACCGTCTCCTCCATTTTCCCGCCGGAGTGCAAAATCATCCCGCGCAAACGGGGCGAATCCCTGCTCAATCCCGGTGAAATCACCCATTGCGTCATGGCCCGGTCGGAGACCAACGAACGCAACCGGCTGGTGTCCGCCTCCATCGGCCTGGCCATCCCGACGGATCGGCGCATCTACGGCTATCTGTCCGAACACCATGCCCACGGCGAGACGGACGAAGAGACCGGCGAGTACACGGAAGATCTGGCGGCGCAGATGCTCGCCACCACGTTGGGCATCGAGTTCGATTCGAACCTGGCCTGGAAAGAACGGGAACAGGTGTTCAAGATGGGTGGCAAGATCGTCCGGACCATGAACATCACCCAGTCGGCGATCGGCAAGGCCAATCGCTGGACCACGGTCGTGGCCTTGGCGGTGTTTATTCCGCTCGAAAACCTGCCCAAGAAAACGCGTTCCCGGAGGTAA
- a CDS encoding aldehyde dehydrogenase family protein, whose protein sequence is MGARPFLIGQQWRSSAVTASVRNPYTGAPVADVCLAGKAEADEAIGAAMVACTSMRRLPSHARAGALNKIAESLTVRREEFARTITAEAGKPIADARREVGRAIQTFVIAAEEAKRLPGDVLPLDLTPGTDSYLGITRRVPIGPILGICPFNFPLNLVAHKVAPALACGNPIVVKPAPQTPLTSLLLGEVILESGLPRGAFSVVPCDNAVAEQMAMDPRVKLLSFTGSAAVGWMLKAKCGTKKVVLELGGNAGVIIEPDADLEVAAQRCATGGFAYAGQTCISVQRILVHEAAYDRFVQALLDRVAALAVGDPSDDATVIGPLIDEAAARRVEAWVAEAVAQGASLLAGGRRTGALVEATVLADVAPDMKVSCREVFGPVVTLSRYKRFEDALEALNDSEFGLQAGVFTRDVDRIFRAYRDLDVGAVLANEIPTFRADHMPYGGVKASGLGREGVRYAIEDMTELKLLVLNLKDSGPI, encoded by the coding sequence ATGGGCGCGCGTCCGTTCCTGATCGGCCAACAGTGGCGTTCCTCGGCCGTGACCGCTTCCGTGCGGAACCCGTACACAGGCGCGCCGGTGGCGGACGTCTGTTTGGCCGGGAAGGCGGAGGCGGACGAGGCCATTGGGGCGGCGATGGTGGCCTGTACCTCCATGCGACGCCTCCCGTCGCATGCCCGGGCCGGCGCGCTGAACAAGATCGCGGAAAGCCTGACCGTCCGGCGCGAGGAGTTCGCCCGAACCATCACTGCGGAAGCCGGCAAACCGATCGCGGATGCGCGACGGGAAGTGGGCCGGGCGATCCAGACCTTTGTGATCGCGGCAGAAGAAGCCAAGCGGTTGCCCGGCGACGTGCTCCCCCTGGACCTGACTCCCGGCACAGACTCCTATCTCGGCATCACCCGGCGCGTGCCGATCGGCCCCATTCTTGGAATCTGCCCCTTTAATTTTCCGCTGAATCTCGTCGCGCACAAAGTAGCGCCGGCCCTGGCTTGCGGCAACCCGATTGTGGTGAAGCCGGCCCCCCAGACCCCGCTCACGTCCCTGCTGTTGGGCGAGGTGATTCTGGAATCGGGGCTCCCCCGTGGGGCCTTCAGCGTCGTGCCCTGCGACAATGCCGTCGCCGAGCAGATGGCGATGGATCCCCGCGTGAAACTGCTCAGCTTCACCGGCAGCGCGGCCGTGGGCTGGATGCTCAAGGCCAAGTGCGGGACCAAGAAGGTGGTGCTGGAGTTGGGGGGCAATGCCGGCGTGATCATCGAGCCGGATGCGGACCTCGAGGTGGCGGCCCAGCGCTGTGCCACCGGCGGCTTTGCCTATGCCGGGCAGACCTGCATCTCGGTGCAGCGGATCCTCGTGCACGAGGCGGCCTATGATCGGTTCGTGCAAGCGCTGCTCGATCGCGTGGCGGCGCTGGCGGTCGGGGACCCGTCGGATGACGCCACCGTGATCGGTCCCTTGATCGACGAAGCGGCGGCCCGCCGGGTGGAAGCCTGGGTGGCCGAAGCGGTGGCGCAAGGCGCATCGTTGCTGGCGGGCGGGCGGCGAACCGGTGCGCTCGTGGAGGCGACGGTGCTGGCCGATGTGGCGCCCGACATGAAAGTTTCCTGCCGGGAAGTGTTCGGGCCGGTCGTGACCCTCTCCCGGTACAAGCGCTTCGAGGACGCGCTGGAGGCGTTGAACGATTCCGAGTTCGGCCTGCAGGCCGGAGTCTTTACGAGGGACGTGGACCGCATTTTTCGCGCCTACCGCGATCTGGACGTGGGGGCCGTGCTGGCCAACGAAATTCCCACCTTCCGGGCCGACCACATGCCCTACGGCGGCGTGAAAGCCTCCGGGCTCGGCCGCGAGGGGGTCCGCTACGCCATCGAGGACATGACCGAGCTCAAACTGCTGGTGCTCAATCTGAAAGATTCCGGGCCGATCTGA